The sequence AAAATTAAGAGGTGtcagttttagttttatgaTTGGTTTGAAATGGATCAGTATAGTGGTGAAGTTGATAACCTAAGTTACATATCTTACGGAATAAGATATCTTCTATTTATACAAACATTTCTCTCAAATTGTTCAATGCCATTCATGGTTACTCTACGGAGATGAGAAAGAAATAAACGCAATGCTCACAAAATCGGAAAGACAAAATCGGTATCAAATAAAAGCAGAGCCCATccgttgaaaaagtatcactCGCTTTTGATCGCTTCATCTGATCAACCCAACCACCACtggtttaattcacccaacggTAGCTCCAACATGAAGGTAtcaatttataatttattcttTACCGCAACTATCTGTGCACTAAATCGCATTTCAATTGCTCGTTTTCCAGGCGTTCGTTGTGTTGTCTATGGCTTTGGCCATTGCTTCCTGTACGGCAGTCGACGATTCCTCCAGCAAGAAGGACAAACGTGGCCTTTGGGATCTGGGCTACGGACACGATTCGTTTGATTTCGATAACCATCACGATGACCACCATGAAGTCAAGCACCTCACCACCACGATCACCAAGAAGGTCCCAGTGCCGTTCCCGGTTGAGGTTGAGAAGCACGTTCCGGTCCATGTGAAGGTCCCATACCCAGTAGAGGTCGAGAAGAAGGTTCCTGTATACGTTGAAAAGAAGTACCCCGTGTATGTAGAGAAGAAGGTCCCAGTCCATGTCGATCGTCCCGTTCCATACCCAGTCGAAGTGAAGGTCCCAGTTGTCCAGAAGGAATACGTCGAAGTGCCAAAACCGTACGCAGTTCATGTTGAGAAGCCCGTTCCAGTGGTCGTTCACAAGCCAGTGTACGTCGAGAAGCCTGTGCCAGTGACCGTCACCATCAAGGAGCACGAGAACAAGCACTGGTGGTAAATTATTATTTGTAAAGTAGGACTCAAATATAAGGATAAAATATTCTAACTCAAATTATTAATGTTACTTTTATTCAATCGAAAATCCAAGTTTTTAACTTCAAATGATTCAATTTTAGGCCATGTTCTACCTGCTCAAAGTAGTAATGCACGTAACTTCATGTactaaaaaatcctgattaatccacctagtggttaTGTGTTGCCATAATCTCCGAACTCATGGGGCGATCCGGCAAATTCCCAACAGGAAACAATGAATTTCTCTTCTAATGCAATTTTTTGCTAGCAATTTGTTTAAGGACAAGTTCTAAGCTCAgtagtaccgttttgactcaaatctcgAACAGACTCATTTTCCGAACACTTGTCACATGAAGATtggtttgaaatatttcattatttatGCCTAAGTAAACGAATTTTCTCGACAGGGATACAGATCAAGGGCATTTCAATGTCAAGTTTGTTCATTTATTAtttctcagactaaggccgtaGTTACCTATACAGtgaataaaagtcttctccattccaCTTGGTCCacggctgcacgtcgccaaccaagCAGTCTGCGAAGGGatcgcaaatcgtcttccagtTGATCGACactctgcgcacctcgccttcctgtgcccgtcggatcattgtcgagaaccattttaacccgattattgtccgacattctggctggcccaccgcagtcttccgatttccgcggtgtgaacgatggatggttcttccaacagctgttgcaactagtggttcattcgcttcctTCATGTACCGTATTCCACCTACACCtcaccatagatagtacgcaacactttctttCGAGAACTCCAAGTGTGCTACTCAGggaaatgagcgttttgtagatagtcagtttggtacgccGGCGAACTCTTtttgatcggagcgttttgtggagtccaaagttcgtacgatttcctgccatgatgcttctccggggtctccagtagccttgcgagcacaggcgtaggattgccaatccggagatggcgagttggattgtcggtccggtctaggatgtttttgagttggaaactttctcgacaccctggataTATAGTGTGTCCATTGTGCtcaccacacaagatacattctcatgcaatggcaggcatagaaaagctttcaattaataactgaggaaatgttaatagaatactaagttgaaaagctaggccaagttccagttgaaatgtagagccatggagaaaaagaagaagaagaagcttctccggatttctctgctggtattgttatcggaggtcaccagtaagcccaagtacacaaactcttctaccacctcgatttcgtcacaacagatacaaactcgtggtgggtggcttacattgtcctttctggagcctcttcctatcatgtacttcgtcttctacgtgttgatgactacGTGCCAAATATCACTGTCGTcgacgaaaccaaataactggacggacttagtgaaaatcgtaccactcgtgccaatccctgcccttcgttcTACTTTCTCCAAAGCGATGTCGAATGACAGGctcgaaagaccatcaccttgccgtagccctctgcgcgtttcaaaaggactcgagaatgtcctgTGAAACtgtgatccatcgtcgccttgaccaaccgtatcagtttatccggaaatccgtgttggtgcattagttgccatagctggtcccgatcaatcgtatcatatgcggctttgaagtcgataaatagatgatgtgtgggcacgttgtattcgcggcatttctgcaatacctgacgtacggcgaacacctggtccgtgcactatggggaatcaggcggccgaaaataaaaaaatcgactttctctgattcgtaattcaagttgacctactaaatgctaatgctttggagcattaaaccccagcatatcagcactctaagccatatggttatcaagatataggcattagagccagacactttttagttcttgaaaaatcaatgcattatttaactgtcaatatcttcggctacagtagctcttttccaactctttaaaaagtttctgaaagcttgtttcatgga comes from Armigeres subalbatus isolate Guangzhou_Male chromosome 2, GZ_Asu_2, whole genome shotgun sequence and encodes:
- the LOC134213715 gene encoding zinc finger protein 512B-like, with product MKAFVVLSMALAIASCTAVDDSSSKKDKRGLWDLGYGHDSFDFDNHHDDHHEVKHLTTTITKKVPVPFPVEVEKHVPVHVKVPYPVEVEKKVPVYVEKKYPVYVEKKVPVHVDRPVPYPVEVKVPVVQKEYVEVPKPYAVHVEKPVPVVVHKPVYVEKPVPVTVTIKEHENKHWW